One genomic region from Candidatus Saccharimonadia bacterium encodes:
- a CDS encoding recombinase family protein, with amino-acid sequence MQARTIILARVSSKAQEDEGYSLDAQIKFLREYCAGKDLTVVKEFKLTETASKQERRTVFHELLVYVAKHKIYHFVVEKTDRFTRNLKDAAYINDWLEDDGLRMLHVVKENQVLHKASRSDAKFMWNINLALAKKYTDSLREEAMKGWAEKLAQGWLPSPPPPGYKTITENGKRIHVPNLDTTSLMQRVFILVKDFDYSGAAAMREMTAMGLVTGKGRPFSKSFVLKTLRNPFYIGINRFNGADYPGAQEPIITKEVFEAVQLKLGQHKPRTRKHNPVFKGMIRCTGCGGMVTWQLQKGRYYGLCQQRKGVCRGNRFLREDRLERRVIGMLEGLDDSDGKILAWLEKALEAGRPKSLDWVGVIDTLQRQLTRLKRMDEMLYEDKLAGEVSVEKYAMKHAELTERMTSVQERLGEVQGSQGGGESVAVPACDSVNPIVRLYVRSTPDEKRVIMRALFRPLSSDRDGAGIEFM; translated from the coding sequence ATGCAGGCAAGAACGATTATTTTGGCGCGAGTTTCGAGCAAGGCGCAGGAGGACGAGGGTTATTCACTGGACGCACAGATCAAGTTTTTGCGGGAGTATTGCGCGGGCAAGGACTTGACGGTTGTTAAGGAGTTTAAGCTGACGGAGACGGCGTCGAAGCAGGAACGTCGGACGGTGTTCCATGAGTTGTTGGTTTATGTGGCGAAGCACAAGATTTACCATTTTGTGGTCGAGAAAACCGACCGCTTTACGCGCAATTTGAAAGATGCTGCGTACATCAATGACTGGCTGGAGGACGACGGCTTGCGGATGCTGCATGTCGTTAAAGAGAACCAGGTTTTGCATAAGGCCTCGCGGTCTGACGCTAAATTTATGTGGAATATCAATCTGGCGCTAGCAAAGAAATATACCGATAGTTTGCGTGAGGAGGCCATGAAGGGTTGGGCTGAGAAATTGGCACAGGGTTGGCTCCCCTCGCCTCCCCCGCCGGGCTATAAGACGATAACCGAGAACGGTAAACGCATTCATGTGCCGAATTTGGATACGACATCGCTGATGCAGCGGGTATTCATCTTGGTGAAGGATTTTGACTATTCGGGAGCGGCGGCCATGCGGGAGATGACAGCAATGGGGTTAGTAACGGGTAAGGGGCGGCCGTTTTCAAAAAGCTTTGTTCTAAAGACTTTGAGGAATCCTTTTTACATCGGGATTAATCGGTTTAATGGTGCGGATTATCCGGGTGCGCAGGAGCCGATTATCACCAAGGAAGTATTTGAGGCGGTGCAGCTTAAGCTAGGCCAGCATAAGCCTAGGACTCGTAAGCATAATCCGGTATTTAAGGGCATGATTCGATGCACGGGTTGTGGTGGGATGGTTACGTGGCAACTGCAAAAGGGTCGGTACTATGGGCTGTGTCAGCAGCGTAAGGGTGTGTGTCGGGGCAATCGGTTCTTGCGAGAGGATCGGCTGGAGCGCAGGGTGATTGGGATGCTGGAGGGGCTGGACGATTCCGATGGCAAGATTCTTGCATGGCTCGAAAAAGCACTAGAGGCGGGGCGACCGAAGTCGCTTGATTGGGTGGGCGTTATTGATACATTGCAGCGGCAACTAACGCGGCTCAAGCGAATGGATGAGATGCTATATGAGGACAAGCTGGCGGGTGAGGTGTCGGTTGAGAAATATGCAATGAAGCATGCTGAGCTGACGGAGCGGATGACGAGCGTGCAGGAGCGGCTGGGTGAGGTGCAAGGGAGTCAAGGTGGAGGTGAGTCGGTGGCGGTGCCTGCGTGTGATTCTGTGAACCCCATTGTGCGGCTCTATGTACGGAGCACGCCGGATGAGAAGCGGGTTATTATGAGGGCTTTGTTCAGGCCATTAAGCTCAGATCGTGATGGGGCTGGAATTGAGTTTATGTAA